The following coding sequences lie in one Primulina huaijiensis isolate GDHJ02 chromosome 2, ASM1229523v2, whole genome shotgun sequence genomic window:
- the LOC140958801 gene encoding uncharacterized protein — MVSIRFLRSQLYRSLLQKGPGQMRGLPLNRGYILYTPLDSAIVGRGPTHLAKKIMYQLPSDADAVFLSSLGCSELTRRTCNSITEGMMYVGELVERANDTRSSACQELREGKALREQLQATIDEMKVTHAKELSKSQARGDEILKEKQELQRLTENHAKENQRLKEESKNA; from the exons ATGGTAAGCATAAGATTTCTGAGATCTCAGTTGTATCGGTCTCTTCTACAGAAGGGTCCGGGTCAGATGAGGGGCCTCCCCCTGAATCGGGGGTACATCCTCTATACACCCCTGGATTCGGCCATTGTGGGGCGGGGTCCTACTCATTTGGCTAAGAAGATAATGTATCAGCTTCCTTCCGACGCGGATGCAGTGTTCCTGAGTTCACTGGGGTGTTCTGAACTCACTCGTCGGACATGCAATAGTATCACTGAG GGCATGATGTACGTAGGGGAGTTGGTGGAGCGGGCTAATGACACTCGATCCAGCGCCTGCCAAGAGTTACGCGAGGGCAAGGCTCTTCGTGAACAGCTCCAGGCTACTATTGACGAGATGAAAGTGACGCATGCTAAGGAGCTTTCGAAGTCCCAAGCTCGAGGTGACGAGATTCTGAAGGAAAAACAGGAGCTTCAGCGACTGACAGAGAACCACGCGAAGGAGAACCAGAGGCTGAAGGAAGAGTCAAAGAATGCTTGA
- the LOC140963345 gene encoding malate dehydrogenase, whose product MAKDPVCVLVTGAAGQIGYALVPMIARGVMLGADQPVILHMLDIPPAAEALNGVKMELVDAAFPLLKGVVATTDVVEACTGVSVAVMVGGFPRKEGMERKDVMTKNVSIYKSQASALEKHAAANCKVLVVANPANTNALILKEFAPSIPEKNITCLTRLDHNRALGQISERLNVQVSDVKNAIIWGNHSSTQYPDVNHASVKTSAGEKPVRELVADDEWLNGEFITTVQQRGAAIIKARKFSSALSAASSACDHIRDWVLGTPEGTWVSMGVYSDGSYNVPAGLIYSFPVTCKNGDWSIVQGLPIDEFSRKKLDLTAQELSEEKELAYSCLT is encoded by the exons ATGGCTAAAGATCCAGTATGCGTCCTCGTCACCGGAGCGGCAG GACAAATTGGATACGCTCTTGTTCCCATGATTGCTAGGGGAGTTATGTTGGGCGCAGACCAGCCAGTGATCCTTCACATGCTTGATATTCCACCTGCTGCTGAGGCACTTAATGGAGTTAAAATGGAATTGGTGGATGCTGCATTCCCTCTTCTGAAAG GTGTTGTTGCTACAACCGATGTTGTGGAAGCTTGTACTGGTGTCAGTGTTGCTGTAATGGTTGGTGGATTCCCTAGGAAAGAGGGTATGGAGAGGAAAGATGTGATGACGAAGAATGTCTCCATATACAAGTCTCAAGCTTCTGCTCTTGAGAAACATGCTGCTGCTAACTGCAAG GTTTTGGTCGTTGCTAATCCTGCCAACACCAATGCATTAATTCTTAAGGAATTTGCACCATCCATCCCAGAAAAGAATATCACTTGTTTAACCAGATTGGACCATAACAGGGCCCTTGGACAGATTTCGGAGAGATTGAATGTCCAAGTATCTGATGTTAAAAATGCAATTATTTGGGGAAATCACTCCTCAACGCAGTATCCTGATGTCAACCATGCGTCTGTCAAAACTTCAGCTGGAGAGAAACCTGTCCGCGAGCTTGTTGCTGATGATGAATG GTTGAATGGAGAATTCATTACTACTGTCCAGCAACGTGGCGCTGCAATTATCAAAGCTAGAAAATTTTCCAGTGCACTTTCTGCTGCTAGCTCTGCTTGTGACCATATTCGTGATTGGGTCCTTGGAACTCCAGAG GGTACTTGGGTTTCTATGGGCGTATACTCTGATGGCTCATACAATGTCCCAGCTGGACTTATCTATTCATTCCCAGTTACATGCAAAAATGGAGATTGGTCCATTGTCCAAG GTCTTCCTATTGATGAATTTTCACGGAAGAAGTTGGATTTGACTGCTCAAGAGCTCAGTGAAGAGAAAGAACTGGCATATTCTTGCCTCACTTAG